The following proteins come from a genomic window of Malus sylvestris chromosome 4, drMalSylv7.2, whole genome shotgun sequence:
- the LOC126618570 gene encoding GDSL esterase/lipase At5g33370-like gives MDTIFVSWVVLGLLAACAGRQAEARAFFVFGDSLVDSGNNDYLATTARADSYPYGIDYPTHRPTGRFSNGLNIPDLISEQIGSEPTLPYLSPQLTGQNLLVGANFASAGIGILNDTGIQFLNIIRIYKQLEYFQQYQTRVSALVGPEQAQRLVNEALYLITLGGNDFVNNYYLLPFSARSRQFSLPDYVVYLISEYRKVLERLYELGARKVLVTGTGPLGCVPAELAQHSTNGECAVELQRAASLFNPQLVDMINSLNSQFGSDAFVAANAYEMHMDFVSDPQAYGFVTSKIACCGQGPYNGIGLCTFASNLCPNRDLYAFWDPFHPSEKANRIIVQQILTGSNKYMNPMNLSTILALDTKT, from the exons ATGGATACcatttttgtttcttgggttGTTCTAGGTCTGCTTGCTGCTTGTGCTGGCCGTCAAGCAGAGGCACGGGCTTTTTTCGTGTTTGGAGATTCGTTGGTGGACAGCGGAAACAACGACTACTTGGCCACCACTGCCAGGGCCGACTCCTACCCTTACGGCATAGATTATCCTACTCACCGACCCACCGGTCGTTTCTCGAATGGCCTTAACATACCAGATCTTATCA gTGAGCAAATTGGCTCAGAACCCACGTTGCCCTACTTGAGCCCACAACTCACTGGACAAAACCTACTTGTTGGTGCCAACTTTGCTTCTGCCGGGATTGGAATTCTCAACGACACTGGAATCCAATTT CTCAACATAATCCGAATCTACAAACAGTTGGAATACTTTCAGCAATACCAGACCAGAGTGAGTGCTTTAGTTGGACCTGAGCAGGCTCAACGACTTGTCAACGAAGCACTTTATCTGATTACCCTCGGAGGCAATGATTTTGTCAACAACTACTACTTGTTGCCCTTCTCTGCTAGATCTCGCCAATTCTCTCTCCCGGACTATGTTGTCTACCTTATCTCCGAGTACCGCAAAGTTCTGGAG AGGCTGTATGAATTAGGAGCTCGTAAGGTTTTGGTGACAGGCACAGGGCCACTAGGGTGTGTTCCTGCAGAGTTGGCTCAGCACAGCACAAACGGCGAATGCGCAGTGGAGCTGCAGCGAGCGGCTTCCTTGTTCAACCCACAACTAGTCGATATGATCAACAGCCTGAATAGCCAATTTGGCTCAGATGCATTTGTTGCTGCAAATGCATATGAAATGCACATGGATTTTGTCTCCGATCCTCAAGCTTATG GATTTGTTACTTCAAAGATAGCTTGCTGTGGCCAAGGACCCTACAATGGGATTGGACTCTGCACATTTGCCTCCAACTTGTGCCCAAACAGAGATTTGTACGCATTTTGGGATCCTTTCCATCCTTCTGAGAAGGCAAACAGAATTATTGTACAGCAAATCCTTACCGGGTCCAACAAGTACATGAATCCAATGAACCTCAGCACTATTTTGGCCTTGGACACTAAGACCTAG